The segment AGGGCCGTTCGCCAAGGCCTTGTTCGACATCGGCTGGTCATCCGGCGGAGCCGCGCTGGTTCGGATGGCCGGGGCGGCAGTTGTCTTGCTGGCTGCCTCGGCGGTGATGATGCGTGGTCGGTGGAAAGCGGTCGTCCGACGGTACCGGCTGCTGCTGGCATACGGCGTGGTAGCTGTCGCCGGCGTCCAGGTGTGCTTCTTCAATGCGGTGCAGTACCTGTCGGTCGGCGTTGCCCTGTTGCTGGAGTACCTCGCACCGGTCATCATCGTTGGCTGGCTGTGGCTTCGTACCCGGATCCGGCCATCGGCCACCACGCTGGTCGGCACCGTGGTGGCAATGGCCGGGCTGGTGCTGGTGCTCGATATCGGAAACTCGGGCACGGTTCACCCGATAGGCCTGCTCTGGGGCCTTGGCGCGGCCGTCGGCCTGTGCTGCTATTTCATCCTGTCGAACAAGCAGAGCGAGGACCTGCCACCCGTCGTGATGGCGGGCGTTGGCATGACGATCGGCGCGATGACCGTCATTCTGCTGGGCGTCACAGGTCTGCTGCCGATCGTATTCGTCAACGCCTCGACGACACTTGCCGGCATCAGCTTGCCTTGGGTGGTGCCGGCGCTCGGCCTGGTGCTGATATCGACCGTGATCGCCTACCTCACCGGCATCGCCGCGATCGCGCATCTCGGCCCGAAGCTGTCGTCATTTGTCGGACTGACCGAGGTGCTCTTCGCTGTGCTGGCCTCCTGGCTGATGCTCGGCGAACTGCCGGTGCCGATCCAGTTGCTCGGTGGCGCGCTGATCGTCGCCGGAGTTGTTCTGGTCCGGCTGGAACCCGGCAGGCGCCTGACCGCAAAACGCGAGCTGGAGGACAAAGCGCGCGTGAACACCGTCGCGCCGTGAACACCGTCGCGCCCTGACCTGGGCTTCGCGGCCCGGCGCTGGTCCGGGTCGCCCGAGGCACCTCAGATGTCGCCGGCGTCCAGAATCCGGTAGGCGTAACCCTGCTCGGCCAGGAAACGCTGACGATGCGCGGCGAAATCCTGATCGAGCGTGTCGCGGGAGACGACGCTGTAGAAGCGAGCGCCGCCGCCATCGGCTTTAGGGCGCAGGATCCGGCCGAGCCGCTGCGCCTCTTCCTGACGTGAGCCAAATGACCCGGAGACCTGGATCGCCACCGAAGCCTCAGGCAGGTCTATAGAGAAATTAGCAACCTTCGACACAACGAGCGTCGATATCTCGCCGGACCGGAAGCCGTCGAACAGGCGCTGACGTTCCTTGACAGTTGTCTGGCCGGTGAGCACCGGGGCATCGAGACGGTTGCCGAGCTCGTCCAGCTGATCGAGGTACTGACCAATCACCAGAATCTGGTCACCCTTGTGCTGTTCGACGATCTTCGACACAATAGGCAGCTTCGCCGGCGAGGTCGCACACAGCCGGTAGCGCATATCGCCATCGGCCGTCGCGTATGTCATCCGCTCGCCCTGCGGCAGCTCCACCCGGACTTCGACGCAGTCGGCCGGCGCGATGTAGCCCTGCGCCTCGATGTCTTTCCACGGTGCGTCATACCGCTTCGGCCCGATCAGCGAAAAGACCTCGCCCTCACGGCCGTCCTCGCGCACCAGCGTTGCGGTGAGCCCCAACCGGCGCCTGGCCTGCAGGTCGGCCGTCATCCGGAAGATCGGCGCCGGCAGCAGGTGCACCTCGTCGTAGATGACGAGTCCCCAGTCGCGGGCGTCGAACAGCTCGAGGTGGGTGTACGCACCCTTGCGGCGCGTGGTGAGTACCTGATAGGTGGCGATGGTGACCGGCCGGATGTCCTTGACAGCGCCGGAGTATTCGCCGATCTCGTCATCGGTAAGCGATGTGCGCTTGAGCAGTTCGGCGCGCCACTGCCGGGCGGAGACTGTGTTCGTGACCAGGATGAGGGTGGTGGTTTTCGATGCCGCCATCGTGCCCGCGCCGACCAGGGTCTTGCCCGCGCCGCACGGCAGCACGACCACCCCGGAACCGCCATGGAAGAAGCCTTCAACTGCTTCCTGCTGGTAAGGCCGCAGCGACCAGGATTCGGTGTTCAGCGAGATCTCGTGTGCCTCGCCATCGACATAGCCTGCCTGATCTTCCGCAGGCCAGCCGAGCTTCAGCAGCTGCTGCTTCAGGTTGCCGCGTTCCGAGGGGTGCACCTGCACGGTGTCGTCATCGATTCGGGTGCCGAGCAGGCCCGCGGTCTTCTTCGAGCGAAGGACCTCTTCGAGCACGGCGCGATCCTTGCTCTCCAGCACCAGGCCGTGGGTCGGGTGGGTCGCGATCGTGAGCCGACCGTAGCGACCCATCGTGTCAGCGACGTCGACCAGCAGCGCGTGCGGCACCGGGTAACGCGAGTACTTCAACAGGACGTCGACGACTTGTTCGGCGTCGTGCCCGGCGGCGCGCGCGTTCCACAGGCCTAGCGGTGTCAGCCGGTAACTGTGAATGTGTTCCGGGGCGCGCTCAAGTTCAGCGAACGGCGCGATGGCTGCCCGGGCTTCGGTGGCAAGTTCATGGTCGACTTCGAGCAGCAGTGTTTTGTCGCTCTGTACTATCAGCGGTCCGTTCGGCACCAGCGAAGTTTCTCCTTATTCCGCCAGCCGCACATCGGTGATCCGATGCGCGACGATGGTTATTTCCTGTCCCGTGTCCACATTGCGTGCGCGCAGCCGGCCGGCGTTGACCCCCAAGGGGTCCAACAGCAAGTTGCGGCGGTTGCCGTGGGAATCAGCGACGCCAACGCGGACCCGCACCGATTCCGAGACTGCCTCACGTAGTAACGCCAAAGCGGCCGTTGGTTCTTCCGCGATCGACGAAACCGAGCCGAAATCGCGGCTGATCGGGGCCGTTGCCTCTGCCAGGGCGCGGTTGTCAGCTCTGGTTCGCAGCGGTGAACCACTTTGCGGTGCGGAACCGTTCCTGCGCAGCGCTCCATCGGCGTCTCCTGGATCACCGCTGAGTCGTCGCCTTTCCTCGGCGAACAGCTGCTGAGCGATCTCGGACGCAACCTCGGCCGGGAGCTCCAGGCTCGATGATCGGACCGGGGCAGGTGGAACAACATCCGGGCGTTCCTTCTCCTGCTTGTGGATCAGCATCTGGCCGTCGGCCTCGGCAACCACACTCATGCCCAGCTGATGCAGTCCCTCGCCCAGGTGGCTGGCCTCTATCGACGAGCACACGACTGTCGGCGCAATCCTCAGCAGGTCGATGCCTACCAGGTGCGGCGAGCCGGCGTGCGCCATCAACTCATCGAGCAGCTCCGGGTGGTCGCTGCGCAGATAGCTTCGGGCACTTCCGATCCGCAACCGGCCGAATGTCCGGCCGGCGTCCCGGATCAGGTACTCGAGCGGCTGGGGTACCGGCGTCGATGAATGTTCGCGCAGGTAGTCGAGGATGCCGTCGGTCTCCCAGCCCTGGCCGAGCGCATTTCGCACGGAGCCGGCGCCGAACCGGAAAACAGTGCCTTGCCCGCGGCCCTCCACGGTGGCGAAACTGCTGAAGGTCTCGCGGACCTCGGCGGCGAGCGGGCCGGGGGCCACTGCGGTCAGGTCGGCCTGTAGCAGGACCTCGTGCACCACCTCGGGGAGTAGCTCGGCCAGCCGGTTATGCCCCTGATCGCCGGTGGAAGTGTTGACGCGTGGCGGCACTCCCGCGCGGGAATGCCCGCTGGAACCAAGATGTTGCGTCACGATGTCGCGGCCGAAGCTGGTGAAGCCCAGATCAGCCGAACCAGGCACCACGCTGCCAGCCAGGATCCCGAGCCAGGTGGCATCTTCGATGCAGGCTGAAACGAGTTCCATGAATCCCGGCGCCGACCTCGGATAGTGCCAGTGCAGCGCCTCGCGGACGTCGTCGGGGCTGAGCACGCTGCCCGGTGGGGTGGGCAGCCACTGCCGGAGAACGACGGTCCGCGCGGCCACGATCAGTGATCGGTCCAGCTGATGGCCAAGGGCTGTCCGGGCCACCCCTTTTTGATCCTTCGTTCCGACGAGGCCGGCCCAGCGAGAGGATGGCAACCAGGCTTCGGTGACAACCCTCCACTGCGCTGCCGTCGGC is part of the Saxibacter everestensis genome and harbors:
- a CDS encoding EamA family transporter — translated: MSTATSLRTGLTLAVISALTFGVSGPFAKALFDIGWSSGGAALVRMAGAAVVLLAASAVMMRGRWKAVVRRYRLLLAYGVVAVAGVQVCFFNAVQYLSVGVALLLEYLAPVIIVGWLWLRTRIRPSATTLVGTVVAMAGLVLVLDIGNSGTVHPIGLLWGLGAAVGLCCYFILSNKQSEDLPPVVMAGVGMTIGAMTVILLGVTGLLPIVFVNASTTLAGISLPWVVPALGLVLISTVIAYLTGIAAIAHLGPKLSSFVGLTEVLFAVLASWLMLGELPVPIQLLGGALIVAGVVLVRLEPGRRLTAKRELEDKARVNTVAP
- a CDS encoding DNA repair helicase XPB → MPNGPLIVQSDKTLLLEVDHELATEARAAIAPFAELERAPEHIHSYRLTPLGLWNARAAGHDAEQVVDVLLKYSRYPVPHALLVDVADTMGRYGRLTIATHPTHGLVLESKDRAVLEEVLRSKKTAGLLGTRIDDDTVQVHPSERGNLKQQLLKLGWPAEDQAGYVDGEAHEISLNTESWSLRPYQQEAVEGFFHGGSGVVVLPCGAGKTLVGAGTMAASKTTTLILVTNTVSARQWRAELLKRTSLTDDEIGEYSGAVKDIRPVTIATYQVLTTRRKGAYTHLELFDARDWGLVIYDEVHLLPAPIFRMTADLQARRRLGLTATLVREDGREGEVFSLIGPKRYDAPWKDIEAQGYIAPADCVEVRVELPQGERMTYATADGDMRYRLCATSPAKLPIVSKIVEQHKGDQILVIGQYLDQLDELGNRLDAPVLTGQTTVKERQRLFDGFRSGEISTLVVSKVANFSIDLPEASVAIQVSGSFGSRQEEAQRLGRILRPKADGGGARFYSVVSRDTLDQDFAAHRQRFLAEQGYAYRILDAGDI
- a CDS encoding helicase-associated domain-containing protein; this encodes MPKSTSLHTFADWLRSRDETAIRALLQHRADLSVPRPGDISSLAARASTRASVGRIVDQLNTPQLQVLTAAMLLAAEHSPVSASTIRHQFGKASARDVKLVVGQLVERGLLWDPGTDLRVQPVVAEVLAPYPAGLGPRLADLLQPAESTLVCSALGVDDVADAATVLKTSLQQVLKTLPDGAAKIVQSLSSGFPEGRVERRVTMPTSADLGADRPLGAVESLLSRGIALALPPDRIVLSREAGIGARNGRVYQALAATAPEPASQPMDQDALDQLAAGTIFELLRQIDELLTLLDERQLGQLRSGGLGMRDLRRLALDLDRDEPATARLLELAYVAGLIGATEDDEPLWLPTLRAGSWRALPTAAQWRVVTEAWLPSSRWAGLVGTKDQKGVARTALGHQLDRSLIVAARTVVLRQWLPTPPGSVLSPDDVREALHWHYPRSAPGFMELVSACIEDATWLGILAGSVVPGSADLGFTSFGRDIVTQHLGSSGHSRAGVPPRVNTSTGDQGHNRLAELLPEVVHEVLLQADLTAVAPGPLAAEVRETFSSFATVEGRGQGTVFRFGAGSVRNALGQGWETDGILDYLREHSSTPVPQPLEYLIRDAGRTFGRLRIGSARSYLRSDHPELLDELMAHAGSPHLVGIDLLRIAPTVVCSSIEASHLGEGLHQLGMSVVAEADGQMLIHKQEKERPDVVPPAPVRSSSLELPAEVASEIAQQLFAEERRRLSGDPGDADGALRRNGSAPQSGSPLRTRADNRALAEATAPISRDFGSVSSIAEEPTAALALLREAVSESVRVRVGVADSHGNRRNLLLDPLGVNAGRLRARNVDTGQEITIVAHRITDVRLAE